The following proteins come from a genomic window of Clostridia bacterium:
- a CDS encoding energy-coupling factor transporter ATPase, with product MALIEVKNVKYAYNFNADDAIVAVNDVSFSIEEGEFVALVGHNGSGKSTLAKMLNGLVEPMSGDVIVDGMNTKDESLLYEIRKQVGVVFQNPDNQMVATIIEDDVAFGPENLGLEPKEIEKRVDWALNAVGMQQFRKGMPFRLSGGQKQRIAIAGVLAIAPRVLVLDESTSMLEPKGREEVLNVIKKLNKEQNITVVLITHYMDEVTEADRIIVLNDGKIAYEGGKEIFQREEELRSYGLDVPVHIHIANALRNNGMNIKDDIWTQKDLEDELCRLL from the coding sequence ATGGCATTAATTGAAGTAAAAAATGTAAAATATGCTTATAATTTCAACGCTGATGATGCAATAGTCGCGGTCAACGATGTTTCCTTTAGTATTGAAGAAGGTGAGTTTGTAGCGCTTGTTGGACATAACGGCAGCGGCAAATCTACCCTTGCCAAAATGCTAAATGGGCTTGTTGAGCCCATGTCTGGTGACGTCATTGTCGACGGAATGAATACAAAAGATGAGTCGTTGTTATATGAAATAAGAAAGCAGGTAGGAGTAGTATTCCAAAACCCCGATAACCAAATGGTAGCAACTATAATAGAAGACGATGTGGCTTTTGGCCCTGAAAACTTGGGGCTTGAGCCTAAGGAAATAGAAAAGCGTGTGGATTGGGCATTAAATGCAGTAGGTATGCAGCAATTTAGAAAAGGTATGCCATTTCGTTTAAGCGGCGGTCAAAAACAAAGAATTGCAATAGCTGGTGTTTTGGCAATAGCACCTAGAGTACTTGTTTTGGATGAATCAACTTCGATGCTAGAGCCTAAAGGCAGAGAAGAAGTTTTGAATGTTATAAAAAAACTAAATAAAGAACAAAACATTACTGTAGTTTTAATTACGCATTATATGGATGAAGTTACTGAAGCAGACCGTATTATCGTTCTAAATGATGGTAAAATCGCATATGAAGGCGGAAAAGAGATTTTTCAAAGAGAAGAAGAACTAAGAAGCTACGGACTTGATGTCCCAGTGCATATTCATATTGCCAATGCTTTGAGAAATAATGGAATGAATATAAAAGATGATATTTGGACTCAAAAAGATTTGGAGGATGAACTATGCCGATTATTATAG
- a CDS encoding energy-coupling factor transporter ATPase, producing the protein MPIIIDNLSYTYSPNTAFAYDALKNISLTIDDGEYVGIIGHTGSGKSTFVLHLNGLIKLTSGKIVIDGIDLSKKYDYKKLRSTVGIVFQYPEYQLFDETVEKDIAFGPKNLGLSKEEVNYRVRSAMEMVGLDYQSIKDRSPFELSGGQKRRVALAGVIAMHPKILILDEPTAGLDPKGKQNILSLVNTIKKASNATIIMISHNMDEVNENCSRIAVLNDGQLKYYLKPDELTRYWQELEKMGLELSTSAKIAQNLRDKGIDLRQGIVKQEELISEVLKLYKGDRK; encoded by the coding sequence ATGCCGATTATTATAGACAATCTTTCATATACATATAGTCCTAATACAGCATTTGCCTATGATGCATTAAAAAACATAAGCCTTACAATAGATGACGGTGAATATGTCGGAATTATCGGACACACAGGAAGCGGAAAGTCCACATTTGTTTTGCATCTTAATGGACTTATTAAGCTTACTTCAGGTAAGATAGTAATTGACGGAATTGACCTTAGCAAGAAATACGATTACAAAAAATTAAGGTCTACTGTGGGCATAGTTTTTCAATATCCTGAATATCAGCTTTTTGACGAAACAGTAGAAAAAGACATCGCTTTTGGACCCAAAAATCTTGGGCTTAGCAAAGAAGAAGTAAATTATAGAGTGCGTTCTGCAATGGAAATGGTCGGACTTGATTATCAGAGTATAAAAGACCGTTCGCCTTTTGAGCTTTCTGGCGGACAAAAGCGCAGAGTGGCATTAGCAGGCGTTATAGCAATGCACCCTAAAATTTTGATATTGGACGAGCCTACAGCAGGACTTGACCCCAAAGGCAAACAAAATATCCTTAGTTTGGTAAATACAATAAAAAAAGCGTCTAATGCAACAATAATTATGATTAGTCATAACATGGATGAAGTTAACGAAAATTGCTCACGCATTGCTGTGCTTAATGATGGACAGTTAAAATATTATTTAAAACCAGATGAACTTACACGATACTGGCAAGAACTTGAAAAAATGGGCTTGGAATTATCAACTTCTGCTAAGATTGCTCAAAATCTCCGCGATAAAGGGATAGATTTAAGGCAGGGCATTGTAAAGCAAGAAGAACTGATTTCTGAAGTTCTAAAGCTGTATAAAGGAGACCGAAAGTGA
- a CDS encoding energy-coupling factor transporter transmembrane component T, translated as MRDIALGQYYPSDSIIHRMDPRSKIIISVMYLVAIFFINTYTVYLITFLLLFFVILLSRIPIKLVLKSIKPMLYLILFTTIINLFFTSTKDSTFVINLYLKKWVVNNNIFNVKWGFLHIRMTWTGIDNALKMAFRLILLVMGPSLLTLTTTPVTLTDGVEALMKPLRIFRFPVHELALIMSITLKFIPTIMEETDKIMMAQRARCADFDSGNLFKKAKAMLPVLIPLFVSSLRRAEELAYAMDSRCYRGSKGRTKMKVLKMSFRDYLALFLIAAFLFMILAIKYNWFNIWFGINIFSYLV; from the coding sequence GTGAGAGATATAGCTTTGGGACAATATTATCCATCTGATTCAATAATACATCGCATGGATCCGCGTTCTAAGATAATAATATCGGTGATGTATCTTGTCGCTATTTTCTTTATCAATACATATACCGTTTATCTCATTACTTTTTTGTTGCTGTTTTTTGTAATACTTTTGTCGCGTATTCCAATTAAGCTTGTTTTGAAAAGCATAAAGCCTATGCTTTATTTGATATTGTTTACAACAATAATCAACTTGTTTTTTACTTCAACCAAAGATAGTACTTTTGTTATTAATTTATATTTAAAAAAATGGGTAGTAAATAATAATATATTTAATGTTAAATGGGGCTTTTTACATATACGCATGACATGGACAGGCATAGATAATGCCTTGAAGATGGCTTTTAGACTTATATTATTGGTTATGGGACCTTCACTTTTGACACTCACTACAACCCCTGTAACCTTAACTGACGGCGTAGAAGCGCTAATGAAGCCTTTAAGAATATTTAGATTTCCTGTTCATGAATTGGCGCTGATTATGAGTATAACTCTTAAATTCATTCCTACCATTATGGAAGAAACAGATAAAATCATGATGGCACAGCGTGCAAGATGTGCTGATTTTGATAGCGGAAATTTATTTAAAAAAGCTAAGGCAATGTTGCCTGTTTTGATACCTTTGTTTGTAAGTTCTTTAAGACGTGCTGAAGAATTGGCGTATGCTATGGACTCACGCTGCTATAGGGGCAGCAAAGGCAGAACCAAAATGAAGGTACTCAAGATGTCTTTTAGAGATTATCTAGCATTGTTTTTAATTGCGGCATTTTTGTTTATGATTTTGGCTATAAAATATAATTGGTTTAACATCTGGTTTGGCATTAATATTTTTAGTTATTTGGTTTGA
- the truA gene encoding tRNA pseudouridine(38-40) synthase TruA, with product MRVLLTIEYRGTNYHGWQKQKNLITISETIENAIFSITGEQVTLHGAGRTDAGVHAYNMKAHFDIQHGLPPEKYAFALNNALPSDIKIRKSEQVNDNFHSRFDAVNKTYLYKIYVAPYPSGVYYDTHYCITKNLDVEAMKKGAQYLLGTHDFRAFMSQGSNPSSTVRTIYEIDILQREIDDGYGKEIVVKIKGNSFLYNMVRIIVAQLIRVGRKIIPPEEIEAALESKNRRRAREIAPPHGLYLYEINY from the coding sequence ATGAGAGTTCTTTTAACCATAGAATATAGAGGCACCAATTATCACGGCTGGCAGAAGCAAAAAAATCTTATCACTATTTCTGAAACTATTGAAAATGCAATTTTTTCTATTACTGGCGAGCAAGTAACGCTACACGGAGCAGGGCGTACAGATGCAGGCGTGCATGCGTATAATATGAAAGCGCATTTTGATATACAGCACGGCTTGCCGCCTGAAAAATATGCTTTTGCGCTCAATAATGCATTGCCGTCCGATATTAAGATTAGAAAAAGCGAACAAGTTAACGATAATTTTCATAGCAGATTTGATGCTGTTAATAAGACATATCTTTATAAGATATATGTAGCTCCATATCCAAGCGGAGTATATTATGATACTCATTACTGCATTACCAAGAATTTGGATGTTGAAGCGATGAAAAAAGGCGCACAATATCTATTAGGCACACATGACTTTCGTGCCTTTATGTCTCAAGGCAGCAATCCATCTTCTACTGTTAGAACGATTTATGAAATAGATATTTTACAAAGAGAAATTGATGATGGATATGGAAAAGAAATAGTAGTAAAAATCAAAGGCAATTCATTTTTGTATAATATGGTCAGAATAATAGTAGCTCAGCTTATAAGAGTGGGAAGAAAAATTATACCACCTGAAGAAATTGAGGCTGCTTTAGAATCCAAAAATAGAAGGCGTGCAAGAGAAATTGCGCCGCCTCACGGATTGTATTTATACGAAATTAATTATTAG